A single window of Lutzomyia longipalpis isolate SR_M1_2022 chromosome 1, ASM2433408v1 DNA harbors:
- the LOC129787819 gene encoding uncharacterized protein LOC129787819 isoform X2, with the protein MEKNILYGGEVLENFPQKYKSLGEFYYDKLYDAGNETEIIDANSGRILSRKELLDKTERLAGYLTKLGIKPGHSIAIVSENRLEFPVVVLAAFFSGTALNPLSPTYTEKEILHAFTIVQPRVVFVSPAVMDKVKAVLKKLNLRSILIQLDEDGKRGRQAFNFSDIIKIDRLKPKNKLKPPTVDIAKTVALILLSSGTTGLQKCVQITHLNLLAALSSTMELFVHFERNKDVILTVMPWCHCFALMTTLRLLAFGVRIVSLPRFEEGKYIKAIEDYSVSVCFVAPPVMLWFSKAPILEKHNLRTIREIYSGSAPLSIEIVQSIQKRIPNLQVVYNGYGLTETTTGVLHADSRKSKSNSIGCLWRGIWGKVVHQETGAVLPPNTPGELCFKGGQVMLGYMGNEEETRNAIDADGWLHTGDIGYHDDDKEFFIVGRAKELIKYKGFQVPPAELEALLLGHPKVKDAAVIGLSDEVAGELPMALVVKKSNISVREEELIYFIDGQVSYPKKLRGGLKFVDEIPKNANGKIMRQELKKKYGKIKGFSSKL; encoded by the exons atggaaaagaatattctttacgGAGGCGAAGTTCTTGAGAACTTCCCGCAAAAGTACAAATCTTTGGGGGAATTTTATTACGACAAGTTGTACGATGCTGGGAATGAAACTGAAATT ATTGATGCAAATTCCGGACGCATATTATCCCGAAAGGAGCTTCTAGATAAGACTGAGCGCTTGGCAGGATATTTAACCAAGCTTGGAATAAAGCCGGGACATTCAATTGCTATTGTTAGTGAGAATCGTTTAGAATTCCCTGTGGTTGTCCTTGCAGCTTTTTTTAGCGGAACTGCCCTGAATCCTCTAAGTCCCACTTATACGGAAA AAGAAATCCTTCATGCATTCACCATTGTTCAGCCAAGAGTTGTCTTTGTATCTCCTGCTGTTATGGACAAAGTCAAGGCAGTCCTTAAGAAGTTAAATCTAAGGAGCATCCTAATCCAACTGGATGAGGATGGAAAACGTGGGAGACAAGCATTCAACTTCAGTGACATCATCAAGATCGACAGATTGAAGcccaaaaacaaattaaaaccACCAACTGTGGATATTGCTAAAACTGTTGCTCTCATTCTTCTATCCTCCGGAACTACAGGACTCCAGAAATGCGTCCAAATAACTCATCTAAATCTCCTGGCTGCTCTTTCAAGCACAAT GGAATTATTTGTGCACTTTGAGAGAAACAAAGATGTGATCCTCACAGTGATGCCATG GTGCCACTGTTTTGCCCTGATGACTACGCTGAGGCTTTTGGCTTTCGGTGTAAGGATTGTATCCCTTCCACGATTTGAGGAAGGAAAGTACATAAAAGCCATTGAG GATTACAGTGTCTCAGTGTGTTTTGTGGCACCTCCGGTGATGCTTTGGTTCAGCAAAGCTCCAATTCTGGAGAAGCACAACCTCCGGACAATCAGGGAGATTTATTCAGGATCTGCTCCACTTAGCATTGAAATTGTCCAAAGTATCCAGAAGCGCATACCTAATCTCCAAGTTGTCTACAATGGGTACGGTTTGACGGAAACAACCACCGGAGTGCTGCATGCAGATTCCCGGAAAAGCAAATCCAACAGCATTGGGTGCCTCTGGAGGGGAATTTGGGGGAAGGTAGTTCATCAGGAGACCGGGGCTGTCCTGCCGCCCAATACTCCCGGGGAATTATGCTTCAAGGGTGGTCAAGTAATGCTGGGCTACATGGGGAATGAAGAGGAAACAAGGAATGCAATAGATGCCGATGGATGGCTTCATACAGGTGACATTGGTTATCACGATGACGACAAGGAGTTCTTCATTGTTGGACGAGCTAAAGAGTTGATCAAGTACAAAGGCTTTCAAGTGCCTCCTGCTGAACTGGAGGCTCTCCTTCTGGGTCATCCAAAGGTCAAAGATGCTGCTGTTATTGGACTCTCGGATGAGGTTGCTGGGGAACTTCCAATGGCATTAGTTGTtaagaaatcaaatatttcCGTGCGGGAGGAggagttgatttattttattgatggaCAGGTTTCCTATCCCAAAAAACTCCGAGGTGGCCTTAAGTTTGTAGATGAGATCCCAAAGAACGcaaatgggaaaattatgaGACAGGAACTCAAGAagaaatatgggaaaattaaaggattttcatctaaactctaa
- the LOC129787819 gene encoding uncharacterized protein LOC129787819 isoform X1 codes for MEKNILYGGEVLENFPQKYKSLGEFYYDKLYDAGNETEIDFFCWQIDANSGRILSRKELLDKTERLAGYLTKLGIKPGHSIAIVSENRLEFPVVVLAAFFSGTALNPLSPTYTEKEILHAFTIVQPRVVFVSPAVMDKVKAVLKKLNLRSILIQLDEDGKRGRQAFNFSDIIKIDRLKPKNKLKPPTVDIAKTVALILLSSGTTGLQKCVQITHLNLLAALSSTMELFVHFERNKDVILTVMPWCHCFALMTTLRLLAFGVRIVSLPRFEEGKYIKAIEDYSVSVCFVAPPVMLWFSKAPILEKHNLRTIREIYSGSAPLSIEIVQSIQKRIPNLQVVYNGYGLTETTTGVLHADSRKSKSNSIGCLWRGIWGKVVHQETGAVLPPNTPGELCFKGGQVMLGYMGNEEETRNAIDADGWLHTGDIGYHDDDKEFFIVGRAKELIKYKGFQVPPAELEALLLGHPKVKDAAVIGLSDEVAGELPMALVVKKSNISVREEELIYFIDGQVSYPKKLRGGLKFVDEIPKNANGKIMRQELKKKYGKIKGFSSKL; via the exons atggaaaagaatattctttacgGAGGCGAAGTTCTTGAGAACTTCCCGCAAAAGTACAAATCTTTGGGGGAATTTTATTACGACAAGTTGTACGATGCTGGGAATGAAACTGAAATT gattttttttgttggcaGATTGATGCAAATTCCGGACGCATATTATCCCGAAAGGAGCTTCTAGATAAGACTGAGCGCTTGGCAGGATATTTAACCAAGCTTGGAATAAAGCCGGGACATTCAATTGCTATTGTTAGTGAGAATCGTTTAGAATTCCCTGTGGTTGTCCTTGCAGCTTTTTTTAGCGGAACTGCCCTGAATCCTCTAAGTCCCACTTATACGGAAA AAGAAATCCTTCATGCATTCACCATTGTTCAGCCAAGAGTTGTCTTTGTATCTCCTGCTGTTATGGACAAAGTCAAGGCAGTCCTTAAGAAGTTAAATCTAAGGAGCATCCTAATCCAACTGGATGAGGATGGAAAACGTGGGAGACAAGCATTCAACTTCAGTGACATCATCAAGATCGACAGATTGAAGcccaaaaacaaattaaaaccACCAACTGTGGATATTGCTAAAACTGTTGCTCTCATTCTTCTATCCTCCGGAACTACAGGACTCCAGAAATGCGTCCAAATAACTCATCTAAATCTCCTGGCTGCTCTTTCAAGCACAAT GGAATTATTTGTGCACTTTGAGAGAAACAAAGATGTGATCCTCACAGTGATGCCATG GTGCCACTGTTTTGCCCTGATGACTACGCTGAGGCTTTTGGCTTTCGGTGTAAGGATTGTATCCCTTCCACGATTTGAGGAAGGAAAGTACATAAAAGCCATTGAG GATTACAGTGTCTCAGTGTGTTTTGTGGCACCTCCGGTGATGCTTTGGTTCAGCAAAGCTCCAATTCTGGAGAAGCACAACCTCCGGACAATCAGGGAGATTTATTCAGGATCTGCTCCACTTAGCATTGAAATTGTCCAAAGTATCCAGAAGCGCATACCTAATCTCCAAGTTGTCTACAATGGGTACGGTTTGACGGAAACAACCACCGGAGTGCTGCATGCAGATTCCCGGAAAAGCAAATCCAACAGCATTGGGTGCCTCTGGAGGGGAATTTGGGGGAAGGTAGTTCATCAGGAGACCGGGGCTGTCCTGCCGCCCAATACTCCCGGGGAATTATGCTTCAAGGGTGGTCAAGTAATGCTGGGCTACATGGGGAATGAAGAGGAAACAAGGAATGCAATAGATGCCGATGGATGGCTTCATACAGGTGACATTGGTTATCACGATGACGACAAGGAGTTCTTCATTGTTGGACGAGCTAAAGAGTTGATCAAGTACAAAGGCTTTCAAGTGCCTCCTGCTGAACTGGAGGCTCTCCTTCTGGGTCATCCAAAGGTCAAAGATGCTGCTGTTATTGGACTCTCGGATGAGGTTGCTGGGGAACTTCCAATGGCATTAGTTGTtaagaaatcaaatatttcCGTGCGGGAGGAggagttgatttattttattgatggaCAGGTTTCCTATCCCAAAAAACTCCGAGGTGGCCTTAAGTTTGTAGATGAGATCCCAAAGAACGcaaatgggaaaattatgaGACAGGAACTCAAGAagaaatatgggaaaattaaaggattttcatctaaactctaa